Proteins encoded in a region of the Isosphaeraceae bacterium EP7 genome:
- the adhP gene encoding alcohol dehydrogenase AdhP, protein MATTKTMMKAAVSRELGKPLVIEEVPVPEPGAGEILVKVEAAGVCHTDLHAVEGDWPVKPRPPFIPGHEGVGFVAAVGSGVHHIKEGDRVGVPWLYTACGHCEHCWGGWETLCEAQKNTGYSVNGSFAEYLLADPDYVGHLPDNVSFVDIAPILCAGVTVYKGLKMTDAKPGEWMVISGVGGLGHLAVQYAKVMGYQVAAVDVGQDKLDLARRLGATVVVDARETDPAAYLKKEIGGAHGVLVTAASAGAFRQAIGMVRRGGTIVLNGLPAGDFPLPIFDVVLAGITVRGSIVGTRLDLREALDFAGAGKVKATVTTDTLENVNDVFDRMRAGTIEGRVVLDLHS, encoded by the coding sequence ATGGCGACGACGAAGACGATGATGAAGGCGGCCGTATCCCGCGAACTCGGCAAGCCGCTCGTGATCGAGGAGGTCCCCGTCCCGGAACCGGGGGCCGGCGAGATCCTCGTCAAGGTCGAGGCTGCCGGCGTCTGCCACACCGACCTGCACGCCGTCGAGGGCGACTGGCCGGTCAAGCCGAGGCCCCCGTTCATCCCCGGCCACGAGGGGGTCGGCTTCGTCGCCGCGGTCGGCTCGGGCGTGCATCATATCAAGGAAGGCGACCGCGTCGGGGTCCCCTGGCTCTACACCGCTTGCGGGCACTGCGAGCATTGCTGGGGTGGCTGGGAGACGCTCTGCGAGGCGCAGAAGAACACCGGCTACTCCGTCAATGGAAGCTTCGCCGAGTATCTCCTGGCGGACCCCGACTACGTCGGCCACCTGCCCGACAACGTCAGCTTCGTCGATATCGCCCCGATCCTCTGCGCCGGAGTGACGGTCTACAAGGGCCTGAAGATGACCGACGCCAAACCCGGCGAGTGGATGGTCATCTCCGGCGTCGGCGGCCTGGGTCATCTCGCGGTGCAATATGCCAAGGTGATGGGCTATCAGGTCGCCGCGGTCGACGTGGGCCAGGACAAGCTCGACCTCGCGCGACGCCTCGGCGCGACGGTTGTCGTCGACGCCCGTGAGACCGATCCCGCGGCCTATCTCAAGAAGGAGATCGGCGGGGCCCACGGCGTCCTCGTTACGGCTGCTTCCGCCGGGGCGTTCCGCCAGGCGATCGGCATGGTCCGGCGCGGCGGCACGATCGTCCTGAACGGCCTGCCCGCCGGCGACTTCCCCCTGCCCATCTTCGACGTCGTCCTCGCCGGCATCACGGTACGGGGCTCCATCGTCGGCACCCGGCTCGATCTCCGCGAGGCCCTGGACTTTGCCGGCGCGGGCAAGGTCAAGGCCACGGTGACCACCGACACATTGGAGAACGTCAACGACGTCTTCGACCGGATGCGCGCCGGAACGATCGAGGGCCGTGTCGTCCTCGACCTCCATTCCTGA
- a CDS encoding redoxin domain-containing protein, whose translation MRRFLAATLPALALLGPPAAFGHDPVPLAIGAKAPEFKLPGVDGKDHKLGEYAAAKVLVVCFTCNHCPTAQAYEARVARLVADYKDKGVAVVAISPNDPKAVSLAELGYSDLGDSFDEMKLRAKDGNYNYPYLYDGETQETAKAYGVLATPHIFIFDKDRKLRFQGRFDDEEVKPPTSHDTINAVNALLAGKPVPVATTRVQGCSTKWSDKRADTLKAIAKWDAEPVELKSADAAAVSKLLANDSKKYLLLGVWSSESQPAVAILDDLVTINRMYRGRPFEMATLSLDGPEKRDETLKVLRKNHASARNYLFQGSDRETIVDAIDKEWTGSGPYTLLIAPGGKVVYQKAGAFDALELKRAIVGQLGRTY comes from the coding sequence ATGAGACGATTTCTAGCCGCGACCCTGCCCGCCCTGGCCCTCCTCGGGCCCCCGGCCGCATTCGGCCACGACCCTGTGCCTCTCGCCATCGGGGCCAAGGCCCCCGAGTTCAAGCTTCCAGGCGTCGACGGCAAGGACCACAAGCTCGGCGAATACGCCGCAGCGAAGGTCCTGGTCGTCTGCTTCACGTGCAACCACTGCCCGACCGCGCAGGCCTACGAGGCGCGTGTGGCGAGGCTCGTCGCGGACTACAAGGACAAAGGCGTGGCCGTCGTCGCCATCTCGCCCAATGATCCGAAGGCCGTCAGCCTCGCCGAGTTGGGCTACTCCGACCTCGGCGACTCGTTCGATGAGATGAAGCTCAGGGCCAAGGACGGCAACTACAACTATCCCTATCTCTACGACGGCGAGACGCAGGAGACCGCCAAGGCCTACGGGGTGCTGGCGACCCCCCACATCTTCATCTTCGACAAGGACCGCAAGCTCCGCTTCCAGGGCCGGTTCGACGACGAGGAGGTGAAGCCGCCGACCTCTCACGACACGATCAACGCCGTGAATGCGCTGCTGGCCGGCAAGCCGGTCCCGGTGGCGACGACCCGCGTGCAGGGCTGCTCGACCAAGTGGTCCGACAAGCGGGCCGACACGCTCAAGGCGATCGCGAAGTGGGACGCCGAGCCGGTCGAACTGAAGTCGGCCGATGCGGCGGCCGTCTCGAAGCTGCTGGCCAACGACTCCAAGAAGTATCTGCTCCTCGGCGTCTGGTCGTCTGAGAGCCAGCCGGCCGTCGCCATTCTCGACGACCTGGTCACCATCAACCGGATGTACCGTGGCCGGCCGTTCGAGATGGCGACCCTCAGCCTGGACGGGCCCGAGAAGCGAGACGAGACGCTGAAGGTGCTGCGCAAAAACCACGCGTCGGCCAGGAACTATCTGTTCCAGGGATCCGACCGCGAGACGATCGTCGATGCGATCGACAAGGAGTGGACGGGTTCCGGCCCCTACACCCTCCTCATCGCGCCCGGCGGCAAGGTGGTCTACCAGAAGGCCGGGGCCTTCGATGCGCTCGAACTGAAGCGGGCCATCGTCGGGCAGCTTGGGCGAACCTACTGA
- a CDS encoding recombinase family protein codes for MKVAIYVRVSTQRQAQTQTIDQQIERLSGHAKVQGWELPAADVFRDDGYSGAALKRPGLDRLRDRAATASFDKILVTDPDRLARNYVHQVLLIEELQKSGCRVEFLDRPMSQDPHDQLLLQIRGAVAEYERALIAERTRRGRQRQFRAGKMLPWTRAPYGYRMAADRPRDPSGVYLDPAEAAVVAEMFAWYLQGRRTLLGLVNHLHEMGVTSPTGKPFWGIASVRGVLTNPVYTGRIYAGRSRYRVPRVRRSATHPIGKPQKTAELLPPEEWITVGVVSAVVTQEQFDQTRVKLDANRSFSARNNKAQTYLLRALVSCGTCGLACQARHVAPCHSYYICTGKNSQVRRRTGVYCATKFIRAKALDELVWQDLCDLIGHPATLSHAFHRAAGGSWLPQEFHARREGLRRGLAGLDQQLERLTEAYLGGVIPLAEYRRRRAEIGQRKAALEQQEACLTGEGIRLDEMAGVAASLEAFRERVSSGLRGVCFEEKRQLVELLIDRVVVTGDEIEIRYVFPTNPGSENVRFCHLRSDYLGGPDPVGSLRCELAIHHILGDGSIVIRVGGAVDRLDLLDQGLAPCLAGRGCAASPPVVAAGGGLQDPAHQPGRPLLAMGLDAVNRPGGYRAHWADRSGAPPPPGRISRRTTRWDTGRACRPCLPQAGGRTPGRRRDRWRRCLGSPSNGPRRRPP; via the coding sequence ATGAAAGTCGCGATCTATGTGCGCGTCTCGACACAACGACAGGCCCAGACTCAGACCATCGACCAGCAGATCGAGAGGCTGAGTGGCCACGCCAAGGTCCAAGGCTGGGAGTTGCCCGCGGCGGATGTCTTCCGTGACGACGGCTACAGCGGGGCCGCCCTCAAACGGCCCGGGCTCGACCGCCTCCGCGACCGGGCCGCCACGGCCTCGTTCGACAAGATCCTCGTCACCGACCCGGATCGGCTCGCGCGAAACTATGTCCATCAAGTCCTCCTCATCGAGGAGCTGCAGAAGAGCGGCTGCCGCGTCGAGTTCCTCGACCGGCCGATGTCCCAGGACCCGCACGACCAGCTCCTGCTCCAGATACGCGGCGCGGTCGCCGAGTACGAGCGGGCCCTGATCGCCGAGCGCACCAGGCGCGGCCGGCAACGCCAATTCCGGGCCGGCAAGATGCTCCCCTGGACCCGGGCCCCCTATGGGTACCGGATGGCGGCCGACCGGCCCCGCGACCCCTCGGGCGTGTACCTCGACCCGGCCGAGGCGGCGGTCGTGGCCGAGATGTTCGCCTGGTACCTGCAGGGCCGCCGCACCCTGCTCGGCCTGGTCAACCACCTCCACGAGATGGGCGTCACCTCGCCGACGGGCAAGCCGTTCTGGGGCATCGCGTCGGTGCGTGGGGTCCTGACCAACCCCGTCTACACCGGACGGATCTACGCCGGGCGGAGCCGCTACCGAGTCCCCCGGGTCCGTCGTTCCGCGACCCACCCGATCGGCAAGCCCCAGAAGACCGCCGAATTGCTCCCGCCCGAGGAATGGATCACGGTGGGGGTCGTCTCGGCAGTCGTTACACAGGAGCAATTTGATCAGACTCGGGTCAAGCTGGACGCCAACAGGTCGTTCTCCGCCCGGAACAACAAGGCCCAGACATATCTATTGCGAGCCCTGGTCAGCTGCGGCACGTGTGGCCTGGCCTGTCAGGCTCGCCACGTCGCACCGTGCCATTCTTACTACATCTGCACCGGGAAGAACTCCCAGGTACGCCGGAGGACCGGTGTCTACTGTGCCACGAAGTTCATCCGGGCCAAGGCCCTGGATGAGCTGGTCTGGCAAGACCTCTGCGACCTGATTGGCCATCCCGCGACCCTCTCCCATGCCTTCCACCGTGCGGCGGGCGGTAGCTGGCTGCCGCAGGAATTCCATGCACGCCGGGAGGGCTTGCGACGCGGATTGGCCGGCCTGGATCAGCAACTCGAGCGCCTCACGGAGGCGTACTTGGGAGGTGTGATCCCGCTCGCGGAATACCGGAGACGGCGAGCCGAGATCGGCCAACGGAAGGCGGCACTGGAACAGCAGGAAGCTTGCCTCACCGGGGAGGGCATCCGCCTCGACGAGATGGCGGGGGTGGCGGCCTCCCTCGAGGCCTTCAGGGAACGCGTCTCATCGGGCCTTCGGGGCGTGTGCTTCGAGGAGAAGCGGCAGTTGGTCGAATTGCTGATCGATCGGGTCGTCGTCACCGGGGACGAGATCGAGATCCGGTACGTCTTCCCGACCAACCCCGGAAGCGAGAACGTCCGTTTTTGTCATTTGCGTTCAGACTATCTCGGCGGTCCAGATCCGGTTGGGAGCCTCCGGTGCGAACTGGCGATCCACCACATTCTCGGCGATGGGTCGATCGTGATTCGAGTCGGTGGTGCAGTGGATCGACTCGATCTCCTGGATCAGGGCCTCGCCCCATGCCTGGCGGGCAGGGGCTGTGCGGCCTCGCCACCGGTAGTAGCCGCCGGTGGAGGCCTCCAAGACCCGGCACATCAGCCGGGTCGGCCACTCCTGGCGATGGGCCTCGATGCAGTGAATCGACCAGGCGGTTATAGAGCACATTGGGCTGACCGGAGCGGAGCCCCTCCACCACCTGGCCGCATCAGTAGGCGTACCACTCGTTGGGACACGGGTCGAGCGTGTAGACCATGCCTTCCTCAAGCGGGCGGCAGAACGCCGGGAAGACGTAGGGATCGGTGGAGGCGTTGCCTCGGGAGTCCTTCAAATGGACCTCGGCGAAGGCCGCCGTGA
- a CDS encoding IS4 family transposase yields MGTPDELRNLAGLKILGRIRPLFAHLHDHACHRDKAKNRTLHLDQLASLVTLAMFNPVARSLRALSQVSDLGHVRKRFGVAHAATGSLSEAARLFDPEALAGVIAELAGEVRGVAKDPRLAALKNPLTAVDGTLLKALPRMVESAWLDSRHGTPRHAWRLHVHFDVDRSVPARVELTGPANSGDSDEKAVLRKSAEAGRTYVMDRWFGQFTLFNAIVHAKSDYVCRIRDNSRVEVVESRPLTDEAIAAGVASDSIVSLGLSSAVARRPGHATRLVAVKTQPHEKRGGRKGKTAGPSSDGELLLATNLADVPEAIIALIYRYRWTIEIFFRFFKQTLGCNHLLWEHPKGILLETYCAIIACLLINHSTGRKPARRTYEMLCYDFLGLASLEEMTAHLAKLAARESAPPKP; encoded by the coding sequence ATGGGCACTCCCGATGAGCTCCGGAACCTCGCCGGGCTGAAGATTCTCGGTCGGATCCGGCCGCTCTTCGCCCATCTCCACGACCACGCTTGTCACCGCGACAAGGCCAAGAATCGCACGCTTCACCTCGATCAGCTCGCCTCGCTGGTCACCCTGGCCATGTTCAATCCCGTCGCTCGCAGCTTGCGGGCGCTCTCGCAGGTCAGCGACCTGGGACACGTCCGCAAGCGGTTCGGCGTCGCCCACGCCGCGACCGGATCGCTCTCCGAGGCCGCGCGACTCTTCGATCCCGAGGCGCTCGCGGGCGTCATCGCCGAGTTGGCCGGAGAGGTCCGTGGCGTCGCCAAGGACCCCCGACTGGCCGCGTTGAAGAACCCGCTGACGGCCGTCGACGGCACCCTGCTGAAGGCCCTGCCGAGGATGGTCGAGTCGGCCTGGCTGGACAGCAGGCACGGCACGCCGCGGCATGCCTGGCGGCTTCACGTCCACTTCGACGTCGACCGCTCGGTCCCCGCCCGCGTCGAGCTGACCGGTCCGGCCAACTCGGGCGACTCCGACGAGAAGGCCGTGCTCCGCAAGTCTGCCGAGGCCGGGCGCACCTACGTCATGGACCGCTGGTTCGGCCAGTTCACCCTCTTCAACGCGATCGTGCATGCCAAGAGTGATTATGTCTGCCGAATCCGCGACAACAGCCGGGTGGAGGTCGTCGAGTCCCGACCCCTGACCGACGAGGCCATCGCCGCCGGGGTCGCCTCCGACTCGATCGTCAGTCTCGGCCTGTCGTCGGCCGTCGCCCGGCGTCCCGGCCACGCCACGCGGCTGGTCGCGGTGAAAACGCAGCCGCACGAGAAGCGAGGCGGCCGCAAGGGCAAGACCGCGGGCCCCTCCAGCGACGGCGAACTGCTGCTGGCGACGAACCTCGCGGACGTGCCGGAAGCGATCATCGCATTGATCTATCGTTACCGGTGGACGATCGAGATCTTCTTCCGGTTCTTCAAGCAAACGCTGGGCTGCAACCACCTGCTCTGGGAGCATCCCAAGGGGATCCTGCTGGAGACGTACTGCGCGATCATCGCCTGCCTGCTGATCAATCATTCGACGGGCCGCAAGCCGGCGCGTCGAACCTACGAGATGCTCTGCTACGACTTCCTGGGCCTGGCGAGCCTGGAGGAGATGACGGCCCACCTGGCGAAGCTGGCGGCCCGGGAATCCGCCCCGCCCAAGCCCTGA
- a CDS encoding Bcr/CflA family multidrug efflux MFS transporter, whose protein sequence is MPLDEQATLSRGAKAVPGLRFILLLGLLDAFGPLGIDMYLPAFPQIERDMNAGGGAMQLTLSLFLAGLAIGQIVCGPISDRIGRRTPLLYGSAAFAVASLACAFTRSIEGLILARFIMGLAGATGMVVARAVVRDSFEEADSARVYSMLMLVIGIAPILSPTVGGWLMQFGGWGSIFFALAGFACVCGVAVAVDMPETLPPERRSRDAIGSVFRRYSEMIVDRRFVGHAAPVSLALGLIFAYVASAPFVFMQLYKLTPTSFSLLFAGNAIGLIGAAQLNRGLTRRYDTHVILRAASLVNAGAALLLPVLAWTGVGGLPAFFGAIFLCLATVGLILPNATAAVMAPFPDHAGVASALLGMLQFAVGAAAGALVGFFHDGTARPMALTMAGCATISLIVTLTAEKQVEIAASPATA, encoded by the coding sequence ATGCCGCTCGACGAACAGGCGACGCTCAGCCGTGGCGCCAAGGCCGTTCCCGGTCTGCGTTTCATCCTCCTTCTCGGACTGCTCGACGCCTTCGGGCCGCTGGGCATCGACATGTACCTGCCCGCGTTCCCGCAGATCGAGCGGGACATGAACGCCGGCGGGGGGGCGATGCAGCTGACGCTCTCGCTATTCCTGGCCGGGCTGGCGATCGGCCAGATCGTCTGCGGGCCAATCTCCGACCGGATCGGCCGGCGCACTCCGCTGCTTTATGGCTCGGCCGCGTTCGCCGTCGCATCGCTGGCCTGCGCGTTCACGCGGTCGATCGAGGGCCTCATCCTGGCCCGGTTCATCATGGGGCTGGCGGGCGCCACGGGGATGGTCGTCGCGCGGGCGGTCGTGCGCGACTCGTTCGAGGAGGCCGACTCGGCGCGGGTCTACTCGATGCTGATGCTGGTCATCGGCATCGCGCCGATCCTGTCGCCCACGGTTGGCGGCTGGCTGATGCAGTTTGGCGGCTGGGGGTCGATCTTCTTCGCCCTGGCGGGGTTCGCCTGCGTCTGCGGGGTTGCCGTGGCGGTGGACATGCCCGAGACGCTGCCGCCTGAGCGCCGGAGCCGTGACGCGATCGGGTCGGTCTTCCGCCGCTATTCCGAGATGATCGTTGACCGTCGATTCGTGGGCCACGCCGCGCCGGTGAGCCTGGCGCTGGGCCTCATTTTCGCCTACGTCGCGTCGGCCCCGTTCGTGTTCATGCAGCTCTACAAGCTGACCCCGACGTCGTTCAGCCTGCTCTTCGCCGGCAACGCGATCGGCCTGATCGGCGCGGCGCAACTTAACCGTGGGCTGACGCGGCGTTATGACACTCACGTGATCCTGCGTGCCGCGTCGCTGGTCAACGCGGGTGCGGCATTGCTGCTGCCGGTGCTCGCCTGGACGGGCGTGGGGGGCCTGCCCGCATTCTTCGGGGCGATCTTCCTCTGCCTGGCAACAGTCGGCCTGATCCTTCCCAACGCGACCGCCGCGGTGATGGCGCCGTTCCCCGACCACGCCGGCGTCGCCTCGGCCCTGCTGGGCATGCTCCAGTTTGCCGTGGGGGCCGCCGCGGGCGCCCTCGTCGGGTTCTTCCACGACGGGACGGCCCGCCCGATGGCCCTGACCATGGCCGGTTGCGCCACGATCTCGCTGATCGTTACCCTCACCGCCGAGAAGCAAGTCGAAATCGCCGCCTCGCCCGCGACCGCCTGA
- a CDS encoding PQQ-dependent sugar dehydrogenase — MRSLRVLIPVYFLLGAAAMAEEKPFGLNQRLPWNDSRVVGSPDPLSPYKVERAFPKLNIKQPLVLLPEPGTKRLFILQHLGGWGGPSRILAIPDDQAASEPEQLLEVEPLVYGMVLHPNYEKNGYIYLGMNGQADKGEGKASKVVRYTVGPQPGGKIDPASRLLIVEWPSNGHDGIDVAFDNEGYLYASAGDGSSDSDANLTGQTLDDLLACIIRIDVDHPTEGRAYGIPKDNPFVDRPGARPEVWAYGIRNPWRMSYDRESQQLWAGNNGQDLWEQVYLVKKGGNYGWSIVEGSHPFHVTRKAGADPILGPAAEHSHSEFRSLTGGRVYRGKRLPELVGAYVYGDWSTGRVWGIKHDGTKAIWNRELVDTPFNITGFGTDHDNELYVIDQVTGFYRLQPTTEADKPTQPFPTKLSETGLFASVPDLTPHTAALPYEVVAPQWADGASMTRFIALTGMEKVQQQPQLNAGGAWSFPNGSVTVQTLSLDLADDAGKASRKRIETRLMVRLQGQWTGYSYRWNPEQTDAELVPSAGTADAFEVVDSTKPEGRREQIWRFPSRTECLVCHSRALGFVLGFSPMQLDRDRNFGAATDNQLRTFEHINVFEGTLPELRDDRPRMVDPYDTKAPLASRARSYLDVNCATCHVKEGGGNSLMQLGFRMPLGGMSLIDQVPSHDKFNLPDARLIAPGAPERSVLLHRISQRGSAQMPPLVSTEVDHAAVDLITDWIRRMPPDGGVSKEPARQGRRGNRGAAGKISRKAD, encoded by the coding sequence ATGCGTTCGTTGCGCGTTCTAATCCCGGTCTATTTTCTCCTCGGCGCCGCGGCCATGGCCGAAGAGAAGCCGTTTGGCCTGAATCAACGCCTCCCCTGGAACGACTCGCGCGTCGTCGGCTCGCCCGATCCGCTCTCTCCCTACAAGGTCGAGCGGGCGTTCCCGAAGCTGAACATCAAGCAGCCGCTCGTCTTGCTGCCCGAGCCGGGCACGAAGCGGCTCTTCATCCTCCAGCATCTCGGCGGCTGGGGGGGACCGAGCCGGATCCTGGCCATCCCCGATGACCAGGCGGCCAGCGAGCCCGAGCAACTGCTCGAGGTCGAGCCGCTCGTCTATGGCATGGTCTTGCACCCGAACTATGAGAAGAACGGCTATATTTACCTCGGCATGAACGGGCAGGCGGACAAGGGCGAGGGCAAGGCCTCGAAGGTCGTCCGCTACACCGTCGGGCCGCAGCCCGGCGGCAAGATCGACCCGGCCTCCCGGCTCCTGATCGTCGAGTGGCCCTCCAACGGTCACGACGGCATCGACGTCGCCTTCGACAACGAGGGCTACCTCTACGCCTCCGCCGGCGACGGCTCGTCGGACTCCGACGCCAACCTGACCGGCCAGACCCTCGACGACCTGCTCGCCTGCATCATCAGGATCGACGTCGACCACCCCACCGAGGGCCGCGCTTACGGCATTCCCAAGGACAACCCCTTCGTCGATCGCCCGGGCGCACGGCCCGAGGTCTGGGCCTACGGGATTCGCAACCCCTGGCGGATGAGCTACGACCGCGAGTCGCAGCAGCTCTGGGCGGGCAACAACGGGCAGGACCTCTGGGAGCAGGTCTACCTGGTCAAGAAGGGGGGCAACTACGGCTGGAGCATCGTCGAGGGGAGCCACCCCTTCCACGTCACCCGCAAGGCCGGGGCCGACCCCATCCTGGGGCCCGCCGCCGAGCATTCCCACAGCGAGTTCCGATCGCTCACCGGCGGCCGAGTCTACCGCGGCAAACGCCTGCCCGAACTCGTTGGCGCCTATGTCTACGGAGACTGGTCGACCGGCCGCGTCTGGGGGATCAAGCACGACGGCACCAAGGCGATCTGGAACCGCGAACTGGTCGACACCCCATTCAACATCACCGGATTCGGCACCGACCACGACAATGAGCTCTACGTCATCGACCAGGTCACGGGGTTCTATCGCCTGCAACCCACGACCGAGGCCGACAAGCCGACCCAGCCCTTCCCGACCAAGCTGAGCGAGACCGGCCTCTTCGCCTCGGTTCCCGACCTCACCCCGCACACGGCCGCGCTCCCCTACGAGGTGGTCGCTCCGCAGTGGGCCGACGGCGCCTCGATGACCCGGTTCATCGCCCTGACCGGCATGGAAAAGGTCCAGCAGCAGCCGCAGCTCAACGCCGGCGGCGCCTGGTCGTTCCCCAACGGCTCGGTCACGGTCCAGACCCTCAGCCTGGACCTGGCCGACGACGCCGGCAAGGCCTCGCGCAAGCGGATCGAGACTCGCCTGATGGTCCGACTCCAGGGGCAATGGACCGGCTATTCCTACCGCTGGAATCCCGAGCAGACCGACGCCGAGCTCGTCCCGTCGGCGGGCACCGCCGATGCCTTCGAGGTGGTCGACTCGACCAAGCCGGAAGGCCGCCGCGAGCAGATCTGGCGGTTCCCCTCCCGCACCGAGTGCCTCGTCTGCCATTCCAGGGCGCTGGGATTCGTCCTCGGCTTCAGCCCGATGCAGCTGGATCGCGATCGTAACTTCGGAGCCGCGACCGACAACCAGCTCAGGACCTTCGAGCACATCAACGTCTTCGAGGGCACACTCCCCGAGCTCCGCGACGACCGCCCTCGGATGGTCGACCCGTACGACACCAAGGCCCCGCTGGCCTCTCGCGCCAGGTCATATCTTGACGTCAATTGCGCCACCTGCCACGTCAAGGAGGGGGGCGGCAACTCCTTGATGCAGCTCGGCTTCAGGATGCCTCTGGGCGGGATGAGCCTTATCGACCAGGTCCCCTCCCACGACAAGTTCAACCTGCCCGACGCTCGTCTCATCGCCCCTGGGGCACCCGAGCGATCGGTGCTGCTCCATCGGATCTCGCAGCGAGGCTCCGCCCAGATGCCCCCGCTCGTCTCCACCGAGGTCGACCACGCCGCCGTGGACCTCATCACCGACTGGATCCGCCGCATGCCGCCCGACGGCGGAGTGAGCAAGGAGCCAGCCAGGCAGGGACGTCGCGGCAATCGAGGCGCCGCGGGGAAGATTTCCCGGAAAGCTGACTGA
- a CDS encoding alpha/beta hydrolase yields MAALTASLLGICLVVGGSTDEPIVTAADFGGWFEAASRGKLRVPESAIRKAVSLRYVFVGGLGSERMPAYFAQNAAELRALGVPKPAIHFIHPSSRRTVEENLDEVRDEFRRVAGLGDERLVVIAHSRGACDALAFALHHPEFVDEHVEAMFLIQGPFGGTALADYVVGDAEPMDDRMSAGYRWLGTLIGRREAGLLKDGRHAGMAGLTREDSRAYWRVEMEDRCEAARLIGPKVFFVETESHPARLRLFQRTMGTYLGTYYGPNDGLVAVDDQSLPGLGTSLGVLDAGHADLTRRFPATRTRRKSRRAIIGAVVMVLGRMDSPVAADSP; encoded by the coding sequence ATGGCGGCCCTTACGGCATCCCTGCTGGGGATCTGCCTCGTGGTTGGAGGCTCGACCGACGAGCCAATCGTCACGGCGGCCGACTTCGGCGGTTGGTTCGAGGCAGCCTCGCGGGGCAAGCTTCGCGTGCCCGAGTCCGCCATCCGGAAGGCGGTCAGCCTGCGGTACGTCTTCGTCGGCGGGCTAGGCTCCGAGCGGATGCCCGCCTATTTCGCCCAGAATGCCGCCGAGTTGCGTGCGCTGGGGGTGCCGAAGCCGGCGATCCACTTCATCCACCCGAGTTCGCGTAGGACGGTCGAGGAGAACCTCGACGAGGTACGCGACGAATTCAGGCGGGTTGCCGGGCTGGGCGACGAACGACTGGTCGTCATTGCCCACAGTCGGGGGGCCTGCGACGCGCTGGCGTTCGCCCTGCATCATCCCGAGTTCGTCGACGAGCATGTCGAGGCCATGTTCCTGATCCAGGGCCCGTTCGGGGGCACCGCGCTTGCCGACTACGTCGTGGGAGACGCGGAGCCGATGGACGACCGGATGTCGGCCGGCTATCGCTGGCTGGGCACCTTGATCGGCCGCCGCGAGGCGGGCCTTCTCAAGGATGGGCGTCATGCCGGCATGGCCGGCCTGACCCGGGAGGACTCGCGTGCCTACTGGCGGGTCGAGATGGAGGACCGCTGCGAGGCTGCGCGGCTGATCGGGCCGAAGGTCTTCTTCGTCGAGACGGAGTCTCATCCCGCCCGGCTCAGGCTCTTCCAGCGGACGATGGGGACGTACCTCGGCACCTATTACGGACCCAACGACGGGCTGGTGGCCGTGGACGATCAGTCGCTTCCAGGCCTGGGGACGAGCCTGGGCGTGCTGGACGCCGGCCATGCCGACCTGACGCGGCGGTTTCCCGCGACCCGCACGCGCCGGAAGTCTCGGCGGGCGATCATCGGCGCCGTCGTCATGGTCCTCGGCCGGATGGACTCGCCCGTCGCCGCAGACTCCCCTTGA